In the Silvanigrella aquatica genome, ATTGTGTTATCCTAAAAATCAAATTAGTGAATTTTTTATTAGATTAATACCTGTAGCAAATTTTTCAAAATATGGTAAAGCTCAGTTTTTAAATGAAAAATTTAATATGAAAGCAGTGAAATAGTTAACTTATAAGGAATAATCAAATGACATATTCAAATATAAAATTTTCAGAAAAAAAATATTTAATTTTAGTTTTTATCTTATTATTTAGTTTTGAAAAATTAATATATTCAAAATCTCATTTACCTTATTTGGGCGCGGTTCAAAATCTTCCTGGTGAACCCCCAGTGCCTCTTCCTGATTCGTGGGGCTATGATTTTTTGACTGGAATTTTTAAGCATCCCGATATGACACCTGATAGTGAAGGGCCTAAACCCTTTGCAGGAAGTCTTAATTATCTCGATTCCAATCAATATATTAAAAATATGAAAATAGAAGCTTTTTATCCTTATGTGGTGGGATACGGTCACAGTTGGCAAGCAACATTAATATGGAAAGGAAACAAATATTTATATGATTATGAAACAAATATGTATCATTTATTTGATATTACAGATCCACTCAATGCAAAATTAATTGCCTATAAAAAATTTGATATTGCAAACGGAGAGCATCAGTTTGGTCCCCTGACAATAAAATATAATAAAAAACTTGGAAAAACTCTTGCTGTGCAATGTTATGAGGTGCCGCGTTACGGGATATTATGGAATAAATATCTTTATCCTGAGCAAGTTCAAGCTATTCAGCAACGTAAAATGTTACGTGGATTTAGAATATTTGAAGTGACAGATCCTAATTGGATTCATTGGAAACTATTGTCTGAAACTCCTTTAAATGCTCATGCTAATGGAATTGATCAGCCGCAAGAAGGATCGGGATGTCAAGATGTGCCCGTTTATCATGGTGATCAATATTTATTTGTAGCAGGTGCTCCAAATGATCAATATATTAATACAGAATATAAATCTTATTTGTATTCTGGAGCGCAACTTATCTATGATGTATCTAATCCTTATAGTCCAAAATTATTATCAATTTGGTCTGTGCCAGGCCAAAAAAAAGGAGAAGAACAGGAATATTCTAAAAATCAACATGCCGGTAACAAAACAACTTGGATGGGTTCACGAATGCCGCTTTTTATTCCAAAGGAACTTGAAAAAGGCGGTCGGTATGCTTATGCCGCTATGGGAGGATTTGGATTTTACATTGTCGATATTTCAAATCCAACACAGATGAAAACAATTTCACATTTAGATTTACCTTTAAATGTCAGTGGTACTGTTGGTGATAATATCGATGTCTCTAAAATAAATTCCACTGGAATGGTTTATTATAGTGGTTATCCTTTAGCAGAAGACTGCTATGAGCCTTATAAAGATATTTACGCAATCGATGTGCGCAATCCTTTAGATCCTAAAATTGCATATACGTTACCTCGTCCTAAACCTCCAAAAAAGGCACCTTTTACGGATTATTGCCAACGCCGCGGGAGCTTTGGTCCCAAACGCAGTGGTTATGCTGTTATCAATTCAGGAGTTCCAAGTCAGCGCTATTTACCCTACGCCTTTTACAATGCGGGTGTCCAAATTTTTGATTTAAAAAATTCAAAAAAACCTGAAATTACAGCCTATTTTGTTCCAAAAATGGTTGGAAATTATTTGAGTTCCGATGGCAAAGAAATATTGCAAAGTGATCCTTCAAATCCTGTTCATAGTATTTATGTCGAATGGGATCGAAAATTAATTTGGGCATTCTCTAATCATGGGATTTATGTGCTTTCGAGTTCATTGTTGTAAGTAAACACTAGACAATAAGTTGACGCCTTGACAAAAGTTGATATTGAGAATAATTATCATTATCATCTTTTTTAAGGAGGAATTCTAATGAAATTAGTATATTCAGTAGTTTTGACAGCAGTATCCGCATTAACAGCCGCGCAAGCCCTGGCACAAACTCTATCCAGGTCAGTGGCAACAGAAAATCCACTATGCGAAATTAATATAAATAATGAAATGAAAAAAATTCACGTTTGGTATTCTCTAAATAATTTAGATCATATCAATTCTTGGAAAGTACAAGTAGCACGTCTTTATGAAAATAATATTGATTTTTATGATGAAACTTGTAATAAAATTAAATTAAGTGATGCCATTGAAGTATTACCAAATAGCACTAAAAAAGTAGGGATGCTTGTCCGCGTAGCACGATCATTTAATTCTATTTACTCATTCACTGGGGTAAGTCAGGATGAAAATTTAGTTCAAGTTCCAAATAATAAAAAAGCATGTGTTTTTGTTGTTGCTCCCTATGGACCAAGACAAATGGATAGAATGGATTGGCGCTTAAATAATGGAGATTGCTACTCCACAAATTATGGTTTAGATCTTTATTTTAAATAAAGTAACTTCTCGTTAAAGTTTAACGAGGAGGCTTATTTTTTAATCAGTCTTTAAAATTCCTTTTTGTAAAACCCATGTTCTATTGGCAAGAAATTTGGCACGCTGTTCATCATGTGTGATCATCATGGTTGCCATTTTTCTTTCTTTTGTAAACTTATTCACAAATTGTAATAAATTTTCTGTTGAAACCGGGTCGAGGGCTGCTGTCGGTTCATCTAATAATAAAATATCGGGTTCACAAAGAGTGGCCATGACGATGGTGATAATTTGTCTTTGCCCTCCTGATAACTTTCCGATGGGGGTTTGAAGTAATTCTTCAAGGCGCAATCCTAGAGGCTTAAGTGTTTCTTCAACTATATATTCTGGAAAGTTGTGGATGGCTTTTTTAAATCCCGCCGTTTTTGATTTTAAAGTTGCCATAGCTAAGTTTTCGGCAACTGTCATAGTAGCAACCGAGCCCATGTGGGTGTTTTGAAAAACGCGACTGATAAAACGCGCTCTTTTTGCTTCTGAAAGTGAAGTGATATCTGTATTATTTCTAAATATTTTACCTGAAGAAGGTGTGAGTCTTCCAGAAATGGTATCGAGTAAAGTGGACTTACCTGCGCCATTGTGGCCTAAAATTAAAATAAAATCTTTTTCATTAATGCTGCAATTGATATTTTGCAATGCTTTAAATTCACCAAATTCGATATTTATATTTTCAATTCTGATCATTATGAATTCAATCCTTTTGTTTTTTTGCTTTCCATTTTCTTAACAACAAGGATCACAACGATAAGGAGTCCTGTAATTAATTTTTGCCAAGAGGGTTCAACTTGAAGTTCTATTGTAATAGCAATGATAAGTTGGTAAATAATGGAACCTAATATGGCCATTAAAAACATATTGCCCGCAACAAGCTCGGCAATCATACACCCTGCTAATGCGGAAATTAAAATACCCACATTGCCAAATGCAGAATAAAATCCACTATATTGAACAAACACACCACCTGCTAAAGCGCTTAATGAATTTGCAATGACCAGTGATAAGGTAATATAAAAGGGAACACTTTTTCCTAATGAGGTGATAAATTGTTCGTTAATACCTGTGGAGCGTAACATAAATCCATTTTCAGTTTTCATATACCAAATAAACAAATAAGCCGTTATAAAAGTAAACAGGCATAAAATAATTAATGTGCTATAAGGTATATTTTGTGCAAAAGTAAAAATTGTTTTAGCGTTTCCTAGACCAACATTTGCTCCTGCAATATTAATGCTGACTGAAAATAGCATTGTCGTTACAACGATACCAGAAATCAGTTTATTTAAGCCTAGTTTAGTATGTAGTAAACCAGTAATACAACCAGAAAATCCTCCACAAATCATACCTAAAATTAAAGCAAGCCAAGGATCGGTATTGTGAAGCAGTGACCATGCCACGATGGCTCCGCCTAAACCAAAAGTTCCTTCAATACTAAAATCATCGAATTTCATGATGCGTGATGCCAAATAAATTGCCATGACAACAAATGAGCCAATAAAACCGCGTTCCAGAATTCCAACAATAACAGGCAAAAAAGATGAAGACATGGCAATGATTCCTAGTTAAACTCGTCTACTTATTTTCTAGCAGACGAAAGCATTTTCAAAAATAAGGAGAAAATGCGTAATTTACAATAAAGTAACTTCTTGTTTTAAAGACTCGGGAAGGTTGATCCCGTGTTTCTTTAATTCTTCGCTACTGATGAACACTTTGCTATTGGGAGCCACAAGAGGGGTGTCCCAAGGTTTAATTCCATCAGCTATCATTTGTTTGACTAATTCAGCAGCTTGTACTCCAGATTGGGTATAGTCAACACCAAATTGCATTAATGGAATTTCTTTTTCACCCGTCCATGTGATGATCAAGGGAATTTTCGCTTTATCCGCAATTTGCTTCACAATAGGGAATGCGGAGGAAATAGTGTTGTCTGTGGGAATTAAAATGGCTTGAGCATTTTGTACCGCATGCAGAGTTGCTGCGGCTACATCGGATTGGCTGTTAGCACCATTATCCTGAAAAAGAATGTCATATTTTGCAAGCTCTACCTTCATTTTTTTAACTAAAATTACGGAATTAGATTCCCCTGGATTGTATAAAATAGCGACTTTTTTAATATCGGGCATTAATTCTTTTAAAATCCGAATTTGTTTTTCAATGTCAGCCATGTCTGTTGCGCCTGTAATATTTGAATCAGGGCCACGTAAGTGGAGGCCAACGGGATCGGTCACGGCGGCAAAGGCAATAGGTCTGTCTTTGATTTCAGATTTAAGTGCTTGAACAGCCGGAGTGGCAATAGCATAAAAGCCCGTAATACTGCCATTTGCTTTAAAGCTTGATGCAATGGCCTGTGCTTGAGTCACTGATCCCTGTGCATTTTGTTCAATAATTGTTACTTTATTGCCAAAATCTTTTTTAACCTGAGCAATAAATCCTTCCTTTGCTTCGTCTAAGGGGGGAAAAGATGCAAATTGCAAAAGTCCAATTGTGATGTGATCGTCCGTTGGTTTCGAACGTTTTAGCATAATAACGGCAGCAAGAATGCCAACAAGAGATAATAAGAGTAATATCATTTTTTTACTCATGATAGAATTTCTCCACAAAAAATGTTTTTAATATAAAACGTATTTGTAAAATAAATTAAATAAATATTCAATTTTTTTAATTAGGGAATTTTAGTAATAAAATCGATAGGCAAAATAGGAAGCAAAAAGAGAGGATGCTGAAATTGAAGAAGTTTTGAGTTGTCGCGGGTTTAACTTACACCTTAATTTCGATTGCATGACTCTGCTCCGTATCGTACCAAGTTATATGACATTTGTCTATTTTAATGAGTAAAATTTGTGACTTACACAAGCTGTAATCATTTACTATGACGTGTGAATCATATCTATGTTTTGCTGATATGGCAAGAGCAATTTAAAAAACATTTTAACTTTTGTCTTTAAAGAATGCTTTTTCTATAAAGAGATCGCACAATGCCAATAATTTTATCTTCTTCATTTAATCCAAAAGGAAGGGGTGAGAATTCCGGATTTTCAGCTACAAGAATAGCGGGAGGATCAAAGCAATTATTTGAATTTGTTAAATATTTCAAATTTTTTATATAGAGTGGAGAGTCTTTTTTAGCGAATCTTTTTACCGTTGTTTCTCCATTTTGTAACGATGCTATAACAATGTCTTTATCATGTGGTTCGGGATGTGCTTCCACTAGAACGAGATCTTTTGGTAAAAACCCCGCATTGATCATACTAAAACCATCAATTTCTAAAGCAAATAACTTATTTTTAGATAAAGAGACTCGAGAATAATGGGGAAAATGAATATATTCTTCAGGGTTTTCGATGGCTTCTTGTGGAGCCCCCGCTTTTACAGAACCAACTAAGGGAACAAATAAGTTTTCTTCTGTAACGAAATTATTTGAATTTAATTTAGTCGCTGCTTTTTCATTTTTACTTTTTTTAGTCTGCCTTAAAGAAAGAAGTTGATAATTCGAATTTTTTAATTTGCATATATATTCTGTTACTTCAAGAGTAGGAACTATTTGCCTCGATTTACCAGGCGCGGGTGAAAGTAACACCCCTTTTTTTCTGAGAGCGGCAATAACATCCTGAGCTGAGCCTATGGCTTTCCAATGGAAGTGAGTGGCAATTTCTCGAATGGTAGGCGGCATGCCACTGGAATCCATATGTTTAGTAATGAATTCTAAGACATTTAATTGGACTTTTGTGAGCTCAAACATAGGCAGCCTCTCAAATACGAAACAAAGCACCATACTAATATATGGTTAGTTATAGCTTTACCTTGTTTGAGAAGTCAATGGTAAATAATTTATTTTTGTTTCGTTTGCAAAGAAATTTGAGATAAAACATTTTTAAGTAACAGTTCAAATTCAGCATGAGTATACTCATGAACTGAGAAATCTTTTTTTTCTTTTGCATTCCATGTGCTTTGTTTTTTGGCATATTGCCAGGTTAAAGTGCTAATTTTTTCAAATAAATTTTCCATTTCATTATTTTGAATAGATTTTTTCTTCTCACTTTCAAGTAAAAAAGTTAAAATTTCATTGTAACCAATAGCTTTCATGGAATGAAAATTTTTTAAATTCTCGCCATATTTTAAAAGTAAATTTTGAACTTCTAAAAGCCAACCTTGATTGAAAAGTAGGGGCACTCGTTCCTTTATCCGTTCCTTTAAAAATTGATCATCAGGTTCCATATGAACAACGTAACAAGGAAAACGGGTGCTTTGCGCTCCGATTGACGTTGTTTTTGAACGCAGGGAACTCATGGGTTTTCCTAGTATATGGAAAATTTCTAGTGCTCTTTCAATGCGTGTTTTATCGTTAGGATGTAATTCGGCAGCACGGATAGGATCGATTTTTTTAAGAATTTCATGGCAATGTTCCCAGCCTTTTTCTGCCCCCATATTTCTGATTTCTTCACGGAATTTTTCATCCCGTGGTGGGAGATCGTCCAAACCATGTAAAAAAGCACGCAAATATAGACCACTCCCTCCTACACAAAGGGGAATATTTCCTCTTAACGCAATATCTTGGCAATCTTTAGTTAGCATTTGAGCAAAGGTATTGGCATCGAGATTTCCTTGCGGCGGTATGATATCGAGACAATGATATTGATATTTTTCAATTTCCTCCCGTTGTGGCTTTGCTGTGCCCGCGGTGACTTCCTGAAATATTTGGAATGCATCCAAGTTAACAAGTTCTGTTTGAATTCCCTGTTTCTTTAATTGATCCGAGAGGGAATGAGCTAAAGCTGTTTTCCCGCTCGCGGTAGGGCCAATAACGACAATGGCAAAAAAATTAGTATTTGTATTTAAATCCTTTGAAACCACGCAGAAATATCCTTATTTGTAAATTTTCGAATGACCGGACGCCCATGGGGGCAGTGAGCATAAAAGTCCACATCATTTGCTCTGGCAAGCAATCTTTTCACTAATTCTTCATTTAAAGGATCTCCTGCACGGACAGCATTGTGGCAGGCCATGGTGGCAAAAAGGAGGTGATAAATATCTTGTTCCTTAATTTGAGAGGGTTGTAAACTCAGCTCTTCTTGAATTCCTATGGTGACTAAATTTGCCTTTTCAATGAGGGGGTGAGGTTCCGATTGTGGCAAACCATTAATTGCTATAATGCGTGCCATGATTTCATCGAAAATTTGTGGTACTTTTTGTGTCGTTAAAAAACTGGGAAAGGCATGAATGGCAATACTCCCATTTTTCAAGCCTTCAATATCAAAACCCAGTGAGAATATTTTTTCTTTTTGCTCAAGTACAATGCTTGTTAATATTTCATTTGAAGGAATAATAATTGGAGAAATTAAATCTTGTTTTGGTACTTTATGGGACAAATGTGATTGCATAATTTCTTCAAATAAAATTCTTTCATGAAAAGCATGCTGATCTACAATCCACATTTCATTTTGAATTTCTAATAAAATATAG is a window encoding:
- a CDS encoding ATP-binding cassette domain-containing protein translates to MIRIENINIEFGEFKALQNINCSINEKDFILILGHNGAGKSTLLDTISGRLTPSSGKIFRNNTDITSLSEAKRARFISRVFQNTHMGSVATMTVAENLAMATLKSKTAGFKKAIHNFPEYIVEETLKPLGLRLEELLQTPIGKLSGGQRQIITIVMATLCEPDILLLDEPTAALDPVSTENLLQFVNKFTKERKMATMMITHDEQRAKFLANRTWVLQKGILKTD
- a CDS encoding ABC transporter permease, which encodes MSSSFLPVIVGILERGFIGSFVVMAIYLASRIMKFDDFSIEGTFGLGGAIVAWSLLHNTDPWLALILGMICGGFSGCITGLLHTKLGLNKLISGIVVTTMLFSVSINIAGANVGLGNAKTIFTFAQNIPYSTLIILCLFTFITAYLFIWYMKTENGFMLRSTGINEQFITSLGKSVPFYITLSLVIANSLSALAGGVFVQYSGFYSAFGNVGILISALAGCMIAELVAGNMFLMAILGSIIYQLIIAITIELQVEPSWQKLITGLLIVVILVVKKMESKKTKGLNS
- a CDS encoding ABC transporter substrate-binding protein; translated protein: MSKKMILLLLSLVGILAAVIMLKRSKPTDDHITIGLLQFASFPPLDEAKEGFIAQVKKDFGNKVTIIEQNAQGSVTQAQAIASSFKANGSITGFYAIATPAVQALKSEIKDRPIAFAAVTDPVGLHLRGPDSNITGATDMADIEKQIRILKELMPDIKKVAILYNPGESNSVILVKKMKVELAKYDILFQDNGANSQSDVAAATLHAVQNAQAILIPTDNTISSAFPIVKQIADKAKIPLIITWTGEKEIPLMQFGVDYTQSGVQAAELVKQMIADGIKPWDTPLVAPNSKVFISSEELKKHGINLPESLKQEVTLL
- the lexA gene encoding transcriptional repressor LexA; the protein is MFELTKVQLNVLEFITKHMDSSGMPPTIREIATHFHWKAIGSAQDVIAALRKKGVLLSPAPGKSRQIVPTLEVTEYICKLKNSNYQLLSLRQTKKSKNEKAATKLNSNNFVTEENLFVPLVGSVKAGAPQEAIENPEEYIHFPHYSRVSLSKNKLFALEIDGFSMINAGFLPKDLVLVEAHPEPHDKDIVIASLQNGETTVKRFAKKDSPLYIKNLKYLTNSNNCFDPPAILVAENPEFSPLPFGLNEEDKIIGIVRSLYRKSIL
- the miaA gene encoding tRNA (adenosine(37)-N6)-dimethylallyltransferase MiaA encodes the protein MVSKDLNTNTNFFAIVVIGPTASGKTALAHSLSDQLKKQGIQTELVNLDAFQIFQEVTAGTAKPQREEIEKYQYHCLDIIPPQGNLDANTFAQMLTKDCQDIALRGNIPLCVGGSGLYLRAFLHGLDDLPPRDEKFREEIRNMGAEKGWEHCHEILKKIDPIRAAELHPNDKTRIERALEIFHILGKPMSSLRSKTTSIGAQSTRFPCYVVHMEPDDQFLKERIKERVPLLFNQGWLLEVQNLLLKYGENLKNFHSMKAIGYNEILTFLLESEKKKSIQNNEMENLFEKISTLTWQYAKKQSTWNAKEKKDFSVHEYTHAEFELLLKNVLSQISLQTKQK